Part of the Marinobacterium rhizophilum genome is shown below.
ATCGCTCGGCTCGATCAGCAGGCGCATCACCAGAGCCTTGCGGGTTTCGGGCTTGTCCTGTTGCTGTGCCAGCCAGCACAGGTCCCGGCCGTCGGGTATCCGCAACGTCAGTGGGCCGGCCGAGGTTTCGGCGCGGGCGAAGGGAAAGTTGGGCCCGGCAGCAGAGCAGGGCAGGGCCTGTAGCGACAGTGGCACGTCGAAGGGGTGCTCACAGGCGTGACAGCGCAGGTGCCACCACTGCGGGTCCGGTTCGCGCCGGGCACGCCACGCCAGCACGATCGCCTGGCGGTCGGCGAGACAGAGACGCTCCACCCGCGCCCGGGTGGCCGGTTCGCCGCCCAGGTGCTGCAACAGTTCACACAGCAGGTCGGTGAGCCACTGCCCCCGCGACGCTGAGGTTTCGGCGAGCCTGTGCAGGCGCATGTCGAGCGAGCCCGACGGCGCTGTCAGGGCGAAGCCCCGCTCCAGCCGGTCGTCGAGCAGCAGGCCACCGGGCAGGTGCATCATGATTCAGTCGGCTCCGATACACCCTCATCACGCTCCCAGCCTTCGTGCTGGATGGTGATGGTCTGTATACCGACGGCATTCATGGTGCCTGCGTCGAACTCGGGCAGCGCCTGGAATTCCGATACCCAGGCGCGGTAGACGCGGTAGGACATCGCCACCTCGCCCTGCAGGTTAAGGACATTGAGGACAATATCCTTGCGGTATTCCTTGAGCGACATTGCCGCGTTGCCCTGGATATTGTTGACCAGGTTGGCCCAGTCCTCGAACACCGTATCGTGGGTCAGTCCCTGCTCCAGGGTAATGGGCTCGTAGCTGGTGCCGCCTGGCAGCACCCGCTCGTGGGCCGGATCGCCGGCGGTGCGCCATTTCACGGCTTCGGTGCTTTTCTTCAGAATGCTCATTTTCTTCAGCCCGGCGACCGGGTTGCCGTCGATCACCACCTGAAACATGAAAGTGCGGTAGGGGTCGTAGCGGTGCGCATTGACCTTGAACATCGGTGCGGCCATGGTGCAGCCTCCTTGGGATTTTTACCGGGCATTTGTACCGGACAATTATTGCTGGGCGACTTTCTGCTGGATTCGCAGGATCACGAACTCGGCCGGCTTCAGCGGTGCGAAGCCGACCACCACGATCACCTGGCCGCGGTCGATATCGCCCTGGGTCATGGTGTCGCCCAGGCCACAGCGCACAAAGTAGGCGTCGTTGGCGGTGGTGCCCTGGAAAGCGCCGGCGCGGAAGAGACCATTCATGAAGGAGCCGATATTGGCGCGCAGCGAACTCCACAGCGGATGGGCGTTGGGCTCGAACACCGCCCACTGGATGCCGTTATAAATGCTCTGCTCGATATAAATGGCCGTGCGCCGTACCGGCACGTAGCGCCACTCGGGGTCGGCGCGGGTAGCCAGGGTACGGCTGCCCCAGATGACCGGGCCGTAGCCGGCGCGCTGGCGCAGACAATTGATGCCGGAGGGATTGAGGCCGTCCTGTTCCAGGTCCTCAATCGTGTATTGCAGGCCGCTGACGTTGACGCGCGTTTCGACGCCTGCCGGTGCTTTCCAGACGCCGCGGCGGGTATCGTTCTTGGCCCAGATAGCGGCGGCGATTGACGAGGCCGGGACATGTAGCGTTTTTCTGGCGGTGGGATTGGAGTCGGGGTGGTACAGCGGATTGCTCACGCTGACCCAGGGGTAGTAAAGCACCGAATAGGTCGAGGTCGGCAGGCTCAGGTCGCTGACATCAGTCGCATTTTCCAGTTCGGTGTCGGCCGGCGGATCAATTATCAGCACCCGGCTCATGGTGCTCTCGCAGTGGGTCAGGGTGTTGGTGATGTAATCGTTACTGCTGCCATCACTGGGCCACTGTTCACCCGGGAGCAAGAGGATGGATACGTCCCTGTATTTGCGTAAGGTCGTCGTGTAGAAGCTGGCGTAGTCGTCGGCACTGGGGCCTGAGCCGTTCGCGCCGCTACCCAGGGTGCTGAAGCTGGTGGCATCGTCCGGATCGTTAAGGTCCGGCAGGCTGCTGGCACCGTCCTCGAGGCTCACTTGCACCAGGCGGGAGCCGCCATTGATGACCTTTTCGACAAAATTATCGGCCGCAGGGTCGATACTCAGACCGACAAAGCCTTCGGCGGGCAGTGGCACAAAATCGCCGCCGGATTCGGTACCCAGGTGCAGGTCGAACTCGGCGCCGTTGGGGTAGACTGCCACGCGCAACAGGTCCCCCCAGGTACCCTCGCTACTGGCAGTGACATGCAGGATATCGCTGCCGCCGTTTTGCAGCGTTACCGTGGACGCCACCGGCGTGCCGCCGCGGATGTTGCAGACATAGGCGGCCTTGCCACCGTTCTGATAGAAGGCGCGCACGGCGAGTGCCATGGCGTCGCTCTCGCTGCTGACGCCCGAGGCCTGGCGAAAGTCGCCAAACTGGGCAATGAACTCATCCCAGGTGCCGATCAGTTCGGGCTGGTTGGCCGGTCCGCGGAATGCGCGGCCGACGAAGGCGGCGACCGAGGTAGAAACACCTTCTATCGGACGCGAACCGCTGGGGATTTCTTCGATATAGACACCGGGATGTAGATAGCTTGCCATGCTCAGGCTCCTGAATGTGAAGGCCAGAAGAAGGTGGCAAGCGAGCAGGTACAAGACCGTGGGGCTTCCCTGTTTCCCCTGAATCCTTAATCCCTTTACTGCAATTGTCGGGCGGGTTTCTAACGCTTGTTTTAACGTAGTTCAGGTCTTGACGACGCCAAGATGAGAATCTCGCACGGTGTTTGGCAAAACGGGTGAGTAGAATTTGAATTGATTGACAATTGGTTATTTGTTGAGCTCCAGTCGGTGTGTAGTTTCATAATGTTGTTGTCATCCGGAGTCAGTGAGCGTTCTGTTTGTCGCGGCATTGCTACAGATATTGTTTATTAATTTTATCTATCGATTAGCTGTTATCGATCGTTTTTTCATTATGAGATTGAAAGCAAGGCGCCCCGGGATGCAGGCATAGGGGTAGTCGCGGGTCCCGGCGAGCGGCCCCTGCTGTTACCCCGGCAGAATGAAAAATGCCAGTCAGTTGGCTTAATTGTCTGGCATTACGCTGCGGCGCACCTTTTTAACCGGGAAAGCTTGCAGCAGGCGGTTAAAGTTCCCACCGGGCAAAGCGCTGGCGCAGCTGCAGCAGGCGCGGGCGGATGCGGCCCCCGCCGGACTCCAGTGCTGAGGCGATCAGAATGGCCAGCATGCCAAGTGCTGCAACGCTGAGCCAGCCGCCGAGGTCGAATACCCGGAGTAGCTGGTACAGCTGATAAATCAGGCTCAGGGCGGCCAGCAACAGGCCGGTACTGAACAGGGCAAGCTGCTGATAGTGCCGGCCCAGCAGCACCAGTGCGCTACCACAGGCAAGGCACAGCATTGAAGTCGCCAGGGTGCCAAACAGCAGGGCGTTGCCCAGCAGGCTCAGGCCCAGGCTCAGCATGGCCAGCACCCGATAGAGCGCGGGTGCCATCTGGACCCGGCGTGACAGCTCGTACAGCAATCCCGCGCAAACCAGGCCTGCGGTCGGCAGCATCAGTGAATCCGCGATGATGCGTTCCAGCAGCACAACCACTCCGATACCGATCATGGGGGGCAGCAGGCCGCTGCCGACTTCCAGCAGGCCGCGCAGTATCGACTGTCCAGGCAGCAGCAGGCTCAGCTGGCGTGCTGCAAGGAACAGTATCAGCAGGCTGCCGGTAGACAGGAATGCATCTGCGTCATAGAGCCAGAGACTGCGGCCTGCCATGACGGCCAGTGGCAGGTAGAGCAGCGCACGGGCGATCAGGCCGTCGGGTGTGCGGGCGGCCAGGTGCTGCTGTTGTGTTTTTTCGTGGTTCAGCAATAGCAGCATGGCCAGTGGCAGCGCGAAGGCCAGAACCTGTGCAGGGTCGCGTAGCGGGATCAGCAGCAGCGCGTTGGACAGCAGGAACAGTATTGTCAGGCGTGTACTCAGAACCCGGGCGAGGGTACGAAAACCCAGCAGCATCACCGGTATCAGCGTGAGCACGCCCAGTGCGACGGTGGCCAGGGTGGACCCTTTGGAGCCGAGCTGCCAGAGCGCATACTGCGGGTATCCCGACGCCATAACAGCCCCGAAATCCGCGTAGATAAAGGCGCCGAGAATGGCGAAATTGGCCGGCACCGAGGCCAGTGCCAGGGTAATCAGCAAGCGTGCGCCCTTGGCTTCCTGTAGCCAGTGGCCGCTGAGCAGCCCCAGGGCACAGAGCAACGCGCTGTGGCCGAGCAGCATGGCATAACGCAGCAGATCATTGCTGTCCTGCCAGCCCTGCACCAGGAAGCTGTAGGTTGCCACCAGCAGCGCAGTGGCACCTGCCATGCGCAGCAGCTGGGGCAGGCGCTGCATAAGGGGAGTCCCCCTGACCTGCTCCGCAGGGTCGGCGAGCACTGTTTTTTCGGTGGTGCGGGTGGGTAGCCAGGGATCGGGATGCCGGTTCATTTGCCGTCCTCCTGCAGCAGCGCATCGAGTTCGGCGCGAAGCTGTGCATCCTGCTCGTCGCGGCTGAAGGCTTCGTCCAGGTTGTCATGCACGCTAATATCCCCGAGACGCAGTTCCTGCTCGCTGAGTCGCGCGTCCCAACGCTCGAAACTGGTTTCCAGTGCTCGCACTGTCACTGCATCCTCCGGCACGGCCGCGCGGGCGGCAGTGCCGCTCTGGCGCGCGCGCATGATCGAGTGACGCTGGTGAAGCTCCTGCAGGCGGGATTCGCTGTCGGTGACATCACGCGCCAGGCGCTCAGCCGACTGACGGTAGCCGGCCAGGCCTGCGCTCAGGCGCTGTGCCTCGGTTCGGCACTGCTGGCGGCGTTCGATACAGGCCAGCGCCCTGGCAGGATCTTCGCCGGCGCAGCTTTTGGCACGGCGGCCCCAGCGGTCTTCATCCTCGCCCAGGGCTGCGATACGCTGTTGCAGCTGTGTTTCCTCGCGCTGCATCTGGTTGAGCCGGGCTTTGGCCTGGGCGACCTTGTGGCGCAATTCATCAATGCGGGTCTGGATCACGGCCTCGTGGTCTTCGATTTCACCGACGATGCCGTCCAGGCGGGCGATAAAGGTGGTAGACAAGCGCTTGATCAGTGACATGGTGCCGGGCTCCGTTCTAGGGTTCGACGCCATTCTTGGGCTGAATATCGTATTAATAAACCAGGATGTAAAAAGCGCTGGTTTTCTCATCCGCAGGTATACTAAAACAATACTTTTTGTCGGGGCAGCGCGTGGCACAGACACAGGCAATCATCTCAACTCTGAAACGGGCGCTGCGTGCCAGCGGCCTGACCTATGCCGACGTGGCGCGGGGGCTCGGCATGAGCGAAGCCAACGTCAAGCGGCAGTTCGCCAGCGAGCGTTTTACCCTGGGGCGTATCGAGCAGATATGCGGGCTCATGCAGATGGATTTGTCGGAGCTGTTCCAGCAGTACGAGGCGGCTCGCCAGCGCATAACCCATTTGAGCGAGGCCCAGGAACGGGAACTGGTGGCGGATCCGCTGCTGCTGATGGTGGCGGTGTTTGTGCAGAATCATCTCGGCTTTGCCGATATCACCGGGCGTTACGCGATCAGCGAGGCCGAGTGTATTCGCTGTCTCGCCAAGCTGGACCGGCTGCATATCATCGATTTGCTGCCGCATAACCGCATCAAGCTTCGCATCGACGAACATTTCAGCTGGATTCCGGGTGGGCCTATCGAGCGGTATTTCGAGCAGGAGGTGCAACAGCAGTTTTTGCGTGGCAGTTTTCGCAGGTCCGGCGGTACCCGGCTGTTCTGCACCGGTATGCTGAGTGAGCACTCGCGTCAGCTGATCGCCCGGCGTCTGCAGGCGCTGAGTCAGGAAATCGCGGACCTGCAGCGCCAGGATGCGAGCCGCCCCCTGGCCGAGCGGCACAATACCGGGGTCTTGCTGGCGCTGCGGGAGTGGGAGTTTTCCGCCTCCCAGCCGTTCTTGCGGCAGTAGCGTCTGGTCGGGCCAGGTGCCTGGCCCGGGTGTTCAGGATTTTAGCGGATGACCGGCCGGCAACTGGCGCTCGATCCAGAGCGCCAGCTTGTGTTTCATATTGCGCTCGTTTTCCTGGTCCTTGGCCAGTGGCTGGATCAGCTGGTCTTTCACCAGCAGTCGGTACAGCGCCCGGGTTTTCTCGCTGGCACTGTCGGTGGCCTCGAATTCTCCGGCACCGCGCTTTTGCATATAAAGTCCGCCTACGCGGATGGCTTCACGTACCAGGTCGGCTTCCTGCTTCAGTTTGCTCATGTTTCATCCTGCCTTTTCGGTGCGTTTTTTCTGATTATGCAAACCCCGCCCGGCGCCCCTGTCCAGTGTTAGGCGGATCGCCCGGCCCGGCCATCATATCGTCTGGCTGGCCCGGCTGTACACGACCTTGCCCGCTGACGTCCGGCATGGGTCCCTTCGGTGCCGGGGTACGCCGGAAGTTGGGTATACTGGCATACCTTTTATCCAGGCAGGCTCATCATGAAGTACAGCATTATCCCGGTAACGCCTTTCCAGCAGAACTGCACCCTGATCTGGTGCGAAGAGACCAACAGGGCCGCGGTGGTTGATCCGGGCGGGGATCTTGAGCTAATCCAGGCGCGTATCGACGAGCTGGGTGTGGTGGTTGAGAAAGTTCTGCTGACCCATGCGCATATCGACCACGCCGGTGGCACCCATGAGTTTACCAGCCGGCACGGTATTCCGATTGAGGGGCCGCACAGGGGAGACCTGTTCTGGATCGAGGGCCTGGACCGGCAGAGCCAGATGTTCGGCTTCCCAAAGGTGGAGTCCTTTACCCCCGACCGCTGGCTGGATGACGGCGACGTTGCGACAGTGGGCAATCAGCGCTTGCAGGTTTTGCATTGCCCGGGCCATACACCGGGCCACGTGGTGTTTTACCACCAGGCCAGCGAGTTGGCACTGGTGGGGGACGTGCTCTTCCATGGCTCCATTGGGCGTACCGACTTCCCGCAGGGGAATCATCAGCACCTGATCGACTCCATCCGCAACAAGCTGCTGCCGCTGGGGGACGAGGTGGCGTTTATCCCCGGTCATGGTCCCATGTCCACGTTCGGGGAAGAGCGGCGTAACAATCCTTTCGTGTCTGACAAGCGCTACGGGTAGTAGCATAGCGATTAGCAATCAGCGGCATTTAAAACGGTAATTTTAACTATTGAGTACTGCTGCCTATACTGGACCCAGCTAAACAGAACGTTCAACCAGTCAAGGAGTCAGGGCATGGGTAATCAGTCTATTCAGATCGGCATTCCGGAAACCGAACGCAAGGCCATTGCCGACGGCCTCAGTCGGCTGCTGGCCGATTCGTACACACTCTATCTGCAGACACACAATTTCCACTGGAACGTGACCGGGCCGCAGTTTCGCGAACTGCACCTGATGTTTGAAGAACAGTATAACGAGCTGGCCCTGGCGGTAGACGATGTGGCCGAACGCATTCGTACCCTGGGTGCGGTGGCACCGGGCACCTACAAGGCGTATGCGAGCCTGAGTTCCATCCGGGAAGTCGATGGCGTTCCGCCCGCCGCTGAAATGGTGCAGTTACTGACGCTGGGGCACGAGCAGGTGGTGCGTACCTGTCGCGAGGTACTGAAGGTGGCGCAGGATGCAGACGATGAGTCCACGGCATCGCTGGTGTCCGATCGCATGCGGATTCACGAAAAAACCGCCTGGATGCTGCGCAGCATGGCCTGATCGGCCTCAGGACCTGGAGTTGGAGACGCCGCCACTGAGCAGAAATGCGGTTACAGTGGCGGCGGGCACATCGAGGCGCTGGATCCTGTCTTTGGGAACGACAATCAGGTTACCGGCAAAATTATAGGATTGCGGCAGGTACACGGCGACGTCGTTTTCCAGCCCGAAGTCCGCCATCGACGCCTGGGTAACAAAGCCCATCAGGCGCACGCTGTCATCCGGAGTCACGCTGACCAGCACCGGCGTGTCGAAGCGTTTTTTATCCCCCAGAAAAGCCCCGAACAGATCCTTCAGCGAGCTATACAGCATCTTGACCAGCGGGATGCGATCCAGCAGTGCATCAATGCGCCCCAGCAGAAATTTGCCAAGGTAATTGGACGCGACCAGTCCTGTCAGAATGATGACGGCGAAGGTCACCCCTATGCCGGTGAGTGTCACCAGCCAGCCGGACTCAACGCCTGGAAAAAGCCGGCCGGTGAGGGCGCCGACGGCATAAAACAGGGTTTCGTTCAGGGCCGTGAATATCAGAAAGACGAGGTAAATGGTCAGTACGGCTGGCAGTAACAGCAACAGCCCCTGGAAAAACAGGCGCATCAGGTAAGTCATTTGGCATTCCGTGATTTCGGTCCGTTCGGGTCGCCTCACTATATACGCTGATGGCTGAACCGGTCATGTATGGCGGTGTTCGGGTGTTCTGCAGGCCAGCGTCAGGGAAGGTGCGCCCGGCCGAGGTAGCTGCCGGACTGCATCTCGATCAGCCTGCTCAGTGTACGGCGGAATTCAAACTCGAGTTTGCCATTCTCATACAGTGCGTCCAGCGGTGCCTGAACCGACAGGTACAGCTTCACATTGCGGTCATACAGCTCGTCAACCAGGCTGATAAAGCGCCTGGCCGGGTCATCCATCGCAGACCAGCGCACCTGCCGATCACCGGTGCTGCTGGGCGTAAAGCTACCGTCTTCGGTGCCCCTGGCCTTGATGCCTTCGCGTACAGGGCCATGAAACACGGGGACATCGCTGAGCAGAACGGTATGAAAGCGCCGTGCCAGCTCAATGTAATCCCGAGACGAGCGTGGCCCCAGGCACAGGGCGTTGAAATTCAGCCATATAACCCCGTCGCGCTGGGCGCGCACCGGGATGGTGCGGTTGCACAGCTGGATGACGCCCTGGCCGGACGGATCGATCTGTTCCAACGGGATTTTGCATGCCTGGGAAAAGTGCAGGCGCAGTTGTTTATCCGCCGGCGCCATCATCACTACGTTGGCCAGGGCGGGCGCGTGGCGGCGATGGTCCTGGCCACCATCGAGCGCATGTACCCGGGTGTGCTGCTCCAGCAGGCGAATGGCCGGAACAAAACGCTGGCGCTGCAGACCGTCCCGGTAAAGATCCGCCGGCGGCAGATTGGATGTCGCCACAAGTACGACACCCTGGCGTAGCAGTTCATCCAGCAGTCGTGCGAGCAGCATGGCATCGCCGATATCCGATACCTGAAATTCATCGAAGCACAGTACCGAATGTTCACGAGCCAGTTGGCGGGCAATCCGCCTTAGCGGGTCGGGATTGCCGGATTCCCGTGCCAGTGCCTCGTGAATGCGGTCCATAAAGCGGTGAAAGTGCAGGCGCAGTGCAAAGCCTGTCGGCAAGGCCGCGTGGAACAGGTCCATCAACAGTGTTTTGCCGCGCCCAACCGGCCCCCATAGATAGAGCCCCCGGGGGGTGGGCGCACGTCGCAGCCGCCGGGGCTGCATCAAGGATGCAAACAATTGATCGATCTTTTCCAGGGCGCCTAGCTGCGCCGCATCGGCAACAAAATTGGCATCACTGAAATGGGCGTGATAACGCTGGCTTGGGGTCATGCTGTTCTCGGTGTTCGGTGCCGGGTAATGTTAACCCTAACAGCAGCTATTTGTGCAGCAGCATGACTAATTCACTCAGGCGCGGGTCATGTTTTCGCCGAGCGGTAATATCTCCCAGTGGGGCAGGGATCAGTTCGCGTCCGAGGG
Proteins encoded:
- a CDS encoding phage tail protein, with the protein product MAAPMFKVNAHRYDPYRTFMFQVVIDGNPVAGLKKMSILKKSTEAVKWRTAGDPAHERVLPGGTSYEPITLEQGLTHDTVFEDWANLVNNIQGNAAMSLKEYRKDIVLNVLNLQGEVAMSYRVYRAWVSEFQALPEFDAGTMNAVGIQTITIQHEGWERDEGVSEPTES
- a CDS encoding phage tail sheath family protein translates to MASYLHPGVYIEEIPSGSRPIEGVSTSVAAFVGRAFRGPANQPELIGTWDEFIAQFGDFRQASGVSSESDAMALAVRAFYQNGGKAAYVCNIRGGTPVASTVTLQNGGSDILHVTASSEGTWGDLLRVAVYPNGAEFDLHLGTESGGDFVPLPAEGFVGLSIDPAADNFVEKVINGGSRLVQVSLEDGASSLPDLNDPDDATSFSTLGSGANGSGPSADDYASFYTTTLRKYRDVSILLLPGEQWPSDGSSNDYITNTLTHCESTMSRVLIIDPPADTELENATDVSDLSLPTSTYSVLYYPWVSVSNPLYHPDSNPTARKTLHVPASSIAAAIWAKNDTRRGVWKAPAGVETRVNVSGLQYTIEDLEQDGLNPSGINCLRQRAGYGPVIWGSRTLATRADPEWRYVPVRRTAIYIEQSIYNGIQWAVFEPNAHPLWSSLRANIGSFMNGLFRAGAFQGTTANDAYFVRCGLGDTMTQGDIDRGQVIVVVGFAPLKPAEFVILRIQQKVAQQ
- a CDS encoding PspA/IM30 family protein, whose translation is MSLIKRLSTTFIARLDGIVGEIEDHEAVIQTRIDELRHKVAQAKARLNQMQREETQLQQRIAALGEDEDRWGRRAKSCAGEDPARALACIERRQQCRTEAQRLSAGLAGYRQSAERLARDVTDSESRLQELHQRHSIMRARQSGTAARAAVPEDAVTVRALETSFERWDARLSEQELRLGDISVHDNLDEAFSRDEQDAQLRAELDALLQEDGK
- a CDS encoding helix-turn-helix domain-containing protein, whose protein sequence is MAQTQAIISTLKRALRASGLTYADVARGLGMSEANVKRQFASERFTLGRIEQICGLMQMDLSELFQQYEAARQRITHLSEAQERELVADPLLLMVAVFVQNHLGFADITGRYAISEAECIRCLAKLDRLHIIDLLPHNRIKLRIDEHFSWIPGGPIERYFEQEVQQQFLRGSFRRSGGTRLFCTGMLSEHSRQLIARRLQALSQEIADLQRQDASRPLAERHNTGVLLALREWEFSASQPFLRQ
- a CDS encoding DUF5062 family protein is translated as MSKLKQEADLVREAIRVGGLYMQKRGAGEFEATDSASEKTRALYRLLVKDQLIQPLAKDQENERNMKHKLALWIERQLPAGHPLKS
- a CDS encoding MBL fold metallo-hydrolase codes for the protein MKYSIIPVTPFQQNCTLIWCEETNRAAVVDPGGDLELIQARIDELGVVVEKVLLTHAHIDHAGGTHEFTSRHGIPIEGPHRGDLFWIEGLDRQSQMFGFPKVESFTPDRWLDDGDVATVGNQRLQVLHCPGHTPGHVVFYHQASELALVGDVLFHGSIGRTDFPQGNHQHLIDSIRNKLLPLGDEVAFIPGHGPMSTFGEERRNNPFVSDKRYG
- a CDS encoding Dps family protein; this translates as MGNQSIQIGIPETERKAIADGLSRLLADSYTLYLQTHNFHWNVTGPQFRELHLMFEEQYNELALAVDDVAERIRTLGAVAPGTYKAYASLSSIREVDGVPPAAEMVQLLTLGHEQVVRTCREVLKVAQDADDESTASLVSDRMRIHEKTAWMLRSMA
- a CDS encoding DUF502 domain-containing protein yields the protein MTYLMRLFFQGLLLLLPAVLTIYLVFLIFTALNETLFYAVGALTGRLFPGVESGWLVTLTGIGVTFAVIILTGLVASNYLGKFLLGRIDALLDRIPLVKMLYSSLKDLFGAFLGDKKRFDTPVLVSVTPDDSVRLMGFVTQASMADFGLENDVAVYLPQSYNFAGNLIVVPKDRIQRLDVPAATVTAFLLSGGVSNSRS
- the zapE gene encoding cell division protein ZapE, with amino-acid sequence MTPSQRYHAHFSDANFVADAAQLGALEKIDQLFASLMQPRRLRRAPTPRGLYLWGPVGRGKTLLMDLFHAALPTGFALRLHFHRFMDRIHEALARESGNPDPLRRIARQLAREHSVLCFDEFQVSDIGDAMLLARLLDELLRQGVVLVATSNLPPADLYRDGLQRQRFVPAIRLLEQHTRVHALDGGQDHRRHAPALANVVMMAPADKQLRLHFSQACKIPLEQIDPSGQGVIQLCNRTIPVRAQRDGVIWLNFNALCLGPRSSRDYIELARRFHTVLLSDVPVFHGPVREGIKARGTEDGSFTPSSTGDRQVRWSAMDDPARRFISLVDELYDRNVKLYLSVQAPLDALYENGKLEFEFRRTLSRLIEMQSGSYLGRAHLP